Sequence from the Syntrophorhabdaceae bacterium genome:
CGTCATCAGGAAATCTTCCCAGTCAGAGGTACAGAGCGGGGTGGAACGCAGCCAGGCATCCATTGTCGAAACAGACCCGGGCGTGGCCTCAGGCGCAGATGGCAAGCCATTGTTCGCCAAGGAGCTCGTCGTCCTCATCGGCCTTCCCAAGATCGCCACGCAAAGAACCTCCAATGTAACCATCCGGGGCATCTGTCCACAGTCCCTTGCGTTAAGACCCCAGGTAAGGCTGATAAAGGGGCGCATGCCAAGGGCCGGTTCTACAGAAATTGCCACGGGTTCGAGCATTGCCAAACGCTTCGACGGGGCGGATCTCGGAGACACGTTGCATTTCGGCACACGTGACTGGCGCGTGGTGGGGGTCTTCGACGCAGGTAACACGGGGTTCAGCTCCGAGGTCTGGGCAGACGGGGAAGAGCTCATGCAAGCCTTCAAGAGGCCGGTCTATTCTTCCTTGCTTTTTAGGCTCAGGGGCTCCTCGCAGTTCGACGCACTCAAAGCGAGGATCGAGACTGATCCCAGGCTAACTCTTGACGCTAAACGGGAAACCCGTTATTATCTCGACCAGTCCGAGATGATGGCCAAGTTCCTTAATGTACTCGGCATATCGGTCACCC
This genomic interval carries:
- a CDS encoding ABC transporter permease → MVPFSYSLRNLRTRRLTTILTVSGMALVVFVFATILMLTEGLKKTLVDTGSYDNVVVIRKSSQSEVQSGVERSQASIVETDPGVASGADGKPLFAKELVVLIGLPKIATQRTSNVTIRGICPQSLALRPQVRLIKGRMPRAGSTEIATGSSIAKRFDGADLGDTLHFGTRDWRVVGVFDAGNTGFSSEVWADGEELMQAFKRPVYSSLLFRLRGSSQFDALKARIETDPRLTLDAKRETRYYLDQSEMMAKFLNVLGISVTLIFSLGAIIGAMITMYSAVANRVAEIGTMRALGFQKMSILGAFLAEALLLGLAGGLAGIFAASFLQLFTVSTLNFQTFSELAFSFTMTAGIVSKALAFALTMGFVGGVLPAFRAARMNIVESLRTR